The following proteins are co-located in the Silene latifolia isolate original U9 population chromosome 1, ASM4854445v1, whole genome shotgun sequence genome:
- the LOC141648228 gene encoding uncharacterized protein LOC141648228 has product MAQMMMGKDWLSGKHLKEMKIKYQGPWCVCGDFNSVLNFNERIGREVQWAEIAVFRDCVAYCGSVDIKGQGTFYTWNNKQIPSSRGFLSLYRFMVNSECIDLYPDSYAHFLLEGLFDHNPCVCHRRTIREKKKSTFHYYNMWSLSPDFKSVVQTFWHQPVAGTLMYQLVSKLKALKNPLKQLNRNGFSDIEKSVGVAKALLEELKIQMHQNPTDHSLLAAEREAAASYRRHCRLQHSFFS; this is encoded by the coding sequence ATGGCTCAAATGATGATGGGGAAAGACTGGCTCTCTGGGAAACATTTGAAAGAGATGAAGATTAAATATCAGGGTCCCTGGTGTGTGTGTGGGGATTTTAACAGTGTCTTGAATTTTAATGAAAGAATAGGTAGAGAGGTTCAATGGGCTGAAATAGCTGTGTTTAGGGATTGTGTGGCATATTGTGGCTCAGTTGACATCAAAGGGCAAGGAACTTTTTACACAtggaataataagcaaataccCTCTTCAAGGGGCTTCTTAAGCTTATATAGATTCATGGTGAACTCTGAGTGCATTGATCTCTACCCAGATTCTTATGCTCATTTCTTACTTGAGGGATTATTTGATCATAACCCTTGTGTGTGTCATAGAAGGACCATTAGGGAGAAGAAAAAATCTACATTTCATTATTATAACATGTGGAGTTTGTCCCCAGATTTTAAATCAGTAGTGCAAACTTTCTGGCATCAACCTGTTGCAGGAACTCTTATGTATCAACTTGTCTCAAAATTGAAAGCTCTTAAGAATCCTTTGAAGCAGCTGAATAGAAATGGTTTTTCTGATATTGAGAAATCAGTGGGGGTGGCTAAAGCACTTTTGGAGGAACTAAAAATTCAAATGCATCAAAACCCTACTGATCATAGTCTCTTAGCTGCTGAAAGAGAAGCTGCTGCCTCATATAGACGCCACTGCAGACTTCAGCATAGCTTCTTCAGTTAG